In one window of Branchiostoma lanceolatum isolate klBraLanc5 chromosome 15, klBraLanc5.hap2, whole genome shotgun sequence DNA:
- the LOC136420448 gene encoding leucine-rich repeat-containing protein Bf66946-like: MGPKEVFLISATLLAMIMAQEDNTCPALCDCENSHGEMTVTCGGQGLNQVPAGIPTSTIWLVLKYNNLARIGSHDFKGLRQLKGIDLSNNKIKKISRGALRHLVHLDNIDLSGNALHVLSEETFAAPLAAARQDGRRFFVFLANNPWRCDCHLKWLAEKYANATDVYSERLVFCNSPDNLNGSYVSDVPLSDFKCDPEVTFVDAEQGDDAATPKNDPRVESGSSKPLSKGATIATIFVVAVAVLVALLIMGRIGKEYHAGKQDTGTDIETRPMIPTDNREVYM; encoded by the coding sequence ATGGGCCCAAAGGAAGTGTTCCTCATCTCGGCCACACTATTAGCCATGATCATGGCTCAAGAAGACAACACTTGCCCGGCCCTGTGCGACTGTGAGAACTCCCATGGTGAGATGACTGTAACCTGTGGCGGACAAGGCCTCAACCAAGTCCCAGCAGGCATCCCCACATCCACTATATGGCTTGTCCTCAAGTACAACAACTTGGCAAGAATTGGCAGCCACGACTTTAAAGGTCTGAGACAACTGAAAGGCATCGATCTAAGCAACAACAAGATCAAGAAAATATCCCGAGGGGCTCTCCGCCATCTTGTTCACCTGGACAACATAGACCTCTCAGGCAATGCCCTGCACGTCCTTTCTGAAGAAACGTTCGCAGCCCCTCTTGCCGCGGCCAGGCAAGACGGGAGACGGTTCTTCGTTTTCCTCGCCAACAACCCCTGGCGCTGCGACTGCCACCTGAAGTGGCTGGCTGAAAAGTACGCGAACGCCACAGACGTCTACAGCGAGCGGCTCGTGTTCTGTAACAGTCCCGACAACCTGAACGGGTCTTATGTATCAGACGTGCCCTTGTCTGACTTCAAATGTGACCCAGAAGTTACATTTGTGGACGCAGAGCAAGGAGACGATGCCGCCACTCCCAAAAATGACCCACGTGTTGAAAGCGGAAGCTCGAAACCCTTGTCTAAGGGAGCCACAATTGCGACCATTTTTGTGGTGGCAGTAGCAGTCTTAGTAGCTTTGTTGATCATGGGTAGAATCGGTAAAGAGTACCACGCAGGTAAACAGGACACAGGCACGGACATTGAGACAAGGCCGATGATCCCTACAGATAACAGAGAGGTTTACATGTAA
- the LOC136420449 gene encoding leucine-rich repeat-containing protein Bf66946, with amino-acid sequence MVLREIFLLSVAMTAVTVNACPSACKCTVSLYGEMVVSCGGMGLTEIPEDIPRRAVYLILKDNNITKVTSYSFKGLKNLQGIDLSNNKISHISSAALRHQGHLDDIDLSMNKLTSVSQKLFDFPISSAKTQGRRFFVYLANNPWGCDCRMAWLAEELASGSKTFGDRHLECATPASLAGRSLSEVPPTSFVCSGRAIIPNGDGIVATSEEPTSFPVAYRVAVVFGCITGLVTILLLVLTAMLYQKRRIKLGNKYELRWNKHPEFV; translated from the coding sequence ATGGTATTAAGAGAGATTTTCCTCCTGTCGGTGGCCATGACGGCCGTAACTGTGAACGCCTGCCCGTCAGCATGTAAGTGTACAGTGTCTCTGTACGGGGAGATGGTCGTGTCCTGCGGCGGGATGGGACTCACGGAAATCCCCGAGGACATCCCTCGTCGTGCCGTCTACCTCATCCTTAAAGACAACAACATCACCAAAGTCACCTCCTACAGCTTCAAGGGTCTTAAGAACCTACAAGGAATCGACTTAAGCAACAATAAGATCAGCCACATCTCCTCAGCAGCGCTAAGGCATCAAGGACACCTCGACGACATCGACCTGTCAATGAACAAGTTGACAAGCGTGTCTCAAAAGCTATTCGACTTCCCGATATCTTCAGCAAAAACGCAAGGGCGACGTTTCTTCGTCTACTTGGCGAACAACCCGTGGGGCTGTGACTGTAGGATGGCGTGGTTAGCTGAAGAACTAGCGAGTGGATCTAAGACATTCGGGGACAGGCACTTGGAGTGCGCCACGCCGGCCTCCCTCGCCGGGCGGAGTTTGTCAGAAGTCCCGCCTACTTCATTCGTGTGTTCCGGTCGCGCGATCATTCCCAACGGCGACGGCATAGTCGCGACGTCGGAAGAGCCGAcctcttttccggtagcgtacAGAGTCGCCGTGGTGTTCGGGTGCATTACTGGACTTGTGACGATACTACTGTTGGTTCTAACCGCCATGTTGTACCAGAAGAGAAGAATTAAGCTAGGGAACAAGTACGAACTGCGGTGGAACAAACACCCAGAGTTCGTTTAA
- the LOC136420439 gene encoding very low-density lipoprotein receptor-like codes for MDKHSDDAIYRSETRQGDIRRLQLVLAGTVCLLTCFIVVNILVYVHLTAAIADLSHRVGVEKNEDTSIDPNWITVNAPDVETTKGLDSRQDNTRNQSLTHFPGLSRQNGQVRKRNARSTCGLYEYQCHNGRCIPSSWQCNDDYDCSDGSDEPPLNTRCAYPPYECENGYNIPSVFQCDGDFDCTDGSDEYPWNEKCKKDHCETHRCQNNATCLAKEHGYTCICPEGLHGVFCQNKRLTCSKYEYQCQNGRCIPSIWQCDYDDDCSDGSDEPPLNANCTHPPYRCKNGYKIPSVWLCDGDVDCTDGSDEYPWNEKCKLEEHCETHQCQNNATCRATEDGYTCICTDGWLGKYCQQKIDQCKPHQCQNNATCRATEDGYTCDCTNGWRGTFCQKRQRQRGVRQGKNYGLLSLLSVHIQARTDTTETAGSIPVTGNFTQWRDITETRFGLQYGQLMIKETGKYFIYSQVYFSGEKDDAVARYSIKKGGEVKLTCERPLTGVPPPLTCYTAGVLDLLRGDVLVLYVPKRSLIDTAEDATFWGAVKLSIDFPKEERPRKKKSKKGKT; via the exons ATGGATAAACACAGCGACGACGCGATTTACAGAAGCGAAACGCGACAAGGTGACATACGACGTCTACAGTTAGTTCTGGCCGGCACAGTTTGCCtgttaacatgttttatcgTGGTAAACATTCTTGTTTACGTTCATTTGACCGCCGCCATTGCAGACCTGTCGCACAGAGTCGGTGTGGAGAAGAATGAAGATACCTCCATTGATCCTAATTGGATAACCGTTAACGCTCCGGACGTCGAGACTACTAAGGGGCTAGACAGCAGACAAGACAACACTAGAAATCAG TCACTGACTCATTTCCCAGGACTCTCTCGGCAAAATGGACAAGTGAGAAAGAGAAATG cACGCTCGACATGTGGACTATACGAGTACCAGTGTCATAATGGCCGCTGCATTCCCTCAAGCTGGCAGTGCAATGATGATTATGACTGCAGCGACGGCTCTGACGAACCTCCTTTGAATACAAGATGCG CATACCCACCCTACgagtgtgaaaatgggtacaaCATTCCCTCAGTTTTTCAGTGCGATGGTGATTTCGACTGTACCGACGGTTCTGACGAATATCCTTGGAATGAAAAGTGCA AAAAAGACCACTGTGAAACACACCGGTGCCAGAACAACGCCACCTGTCTCGCCAAAGAACATGGCTACACCTGTATTTGCCCCGAAGGCTTGCATGGAGTATTTTGCCAAAACA aacGTTTGACATGTAGTAAGTACGAGTACCAGTGCCAGAATGGCCGCTGCATTCCCTCAATCTGGCAATGCGATTACGATGACGACTGCAGCGACGGCTCTGACGAACCTCCTTTGAATGCAAATTGCA CACACCCGCCctacaggtgtaaaaatgggtacaagATTCCCTCAGTTTGGCTATGCGATGGCGATGTCGACTGCACCGACGGTTCTGACGAATATCCTTGGAACGAAAAGTGCA AATTAGAAGAGCACTGTGAAACACACCAGTGCCAGAACAACGCCACCTGTCGCGCTACAGAAGATGGCtacacatgtatctgtactGATGGCTGGCTTGGAAAGTATTGCCAACAAA AAATAGATCAGTGTAAACCACACCAGTGCCAGAACAACGCCACCTGTCGCGCCACAGAAGATGGCTACACATGTGATTGCACCAACGGTTGGCGTGGAACTTTTTGCCAAAAAA GACAACGCCAACGAGGGGTGCGTCAGGGGAAAAACTATGGTCTG TTGTCATTGCTGTCGGTGCACATTCAAGCCAGAACGG ATACGACGGAAACAGCTGGCTCAATACCAGTGACCG GCAACTTTACCCAGTGGAGAGACATCACAGAGACCAGGTTTGGGCTTCAGTACGGACAGCTGATGATCAAAGAAACAGGGAAGTACTTCATTTACAGCCAg GTTTACTTCTCCGGTGAAAAGGATGATGCTGTGGCCAGGTATTCCATCAAAAAGGGAGGAGAAGTAAAACTGACCTGTGAGAGACCTCTGACCGGAGTGCCGCCCCCTCTAACCTGCTACACCGCCGGCGTGCTGGACTTACTGCGCGGAGATGTACTGGTCCTCTACGTGCCCAAACGCAGCTTGATCGACACAGCTGAAGACGCAACATTTTGGGGTGCTGTCAAGCTGTCCATTGATTTTCCAAAAGAGGAAAGGCCACGAAAGAAAAAATCgaaaaaagggaaaacataG
- the LOC136421057 gene encoding leucine-rich repeat-containing protein Bf66946-like, whose product MVVHTSLVLILLAAIQSAVAYCPEACKCTPTRGGQIVTCIGSNLKTIPDGLPTDTEWLNIRDNDIQILNLDDLKTLSRLQGLDVSSNSIKTITGSFEDCPNLVDVQLYQNNLATLHPTTFGKALKWMQYVSLNNNPWDCDCNLKWLITEMDSEDSPLSSQLVKCETPEELRGNYTADIDVDKLVCKRIQGPHRLSQMHIILIATSAATAVVAVVAAAVILTRCRRDAPLPLPVTVSEDDVDDALNASTRK is encoded by the coding sequence ATGGTGGTACATACTTCTCTCGTCCTAATCCTGCTTGCTGCGATTCAGAGCGCAGTGGCTTACTGCCCTGAAGCCTGCAAATGTACACCTACAAGGGGCGGACAGATCGTAACTTGCATTGGAAGTAACCTGAAGACCATACCCGATGGGCTACCAACCGATACCGAATGGCTAAACATACGGGACAATGACATACAGATCCTGAACTTAGACGATCTTAAGACTCTGTCTCGTCTGCAAGGTTTAGACGTCTCCAGCAACAGCATCAAGACCATAACGGGGTCGTTTGAAGACTGCCCGAACCTGGTAGACGTCCAACTCTACCAGAACAACCTGGCAACTTTGCACCCAACCACATTCGGCAAAGCTCTAAAATGGATGCAGTATGTCTCACTGAACAACAACCCTTGGGACTGTGACTGTAACTTGAAATGGTTGATTACAGAAATGGACTCTGAGGATTCTCCCTTGTCTTCACAACTGGTAAAGTGTGAGACCCCAGAGGAGTTACGTGGCAACTACACCGCAGACATTGACGTGGACAAACTGGTGTGCAAGAGGATCCAAGGACCACATCGTCTGTCACAGATGCACATAATACTGATAGCAACCTCAGCAGCAACTGCAGTGGTTGCCGTTGTGGCTGCTGCAGTTATCCTTACACGTTGTCGCCGGGATGCACCCCTCCCTCTGCCTGTCACTGTAAGTGAGGATGATGTGGACGACGCGCTCAATGCTTCAACTCGTAAGTAG